In a single window of the Diospyros lotus cultivar Yz01 chromosome 10, ASM1463336v1, whole genome shotgun sequence genome:
- the LOC127811451 gene encoding probable aldo-keto reductase 4 isoform X1 — protein MYSFIHAARESRGRDKERGQRGEDQQKQKEMAGMGRIKLGSQGFEVSAQGLGCMGMSAFYGPPKPEEEMIKLIHHAVNSGVTFLDTSDVYGPHTNEILLGKALKGGVREKVELATKFGIIMAGGKMEVRGNPAYVRAACEASLKRLDVDCIDLYYQHRIDTSLPIEVTMGELKKLVEEGKIKYIGLSEASASTIRRAHAVHPITAVQLEWSLWTRDVEEDIVPTCRELGIGIVAYSPLGRGFFSSGPKIVENVSNNDSRKRFPRFQGENLKHNNIIFERIKDMAAKKGCTTGQLALAWVHHQGRDVCPIPGTTKIENFNQNIGALSVKLTPEEMAELESIASADAVKGDRYGSMTPSSWKDSETPPLSSWKTE, from the exons atgtattcaTTCATCCACGCAGCGAGAGAGAGCAGAGGCAGAGACAAAGAGAGAGGGCAGAGAGGAGAAGATCAACAAAAGCAGAAAGAAATGGCCGGGATGGGAAGAATTAAGCTGGGTTCCCAAGGTTTCGAGGTCTCGGCGCAGGGTCTCGGCTGCATGGGCATGTCCGCCTTCTATGGCCCTCCAAAGCCCGAAGAAGAGATGATCAAGCTCATCCACCACGCCGTCAACTCCGGCGTCACCTTCCTGGACACTTCCGACGTCTACGGCCCCCACACCAACGAAATCCTTCTCGGCAAG GCGCTGAAGGGTGGGGTAAGGGAGAAAGTGGAACTGGCTACCAAATTTGGGATCATAATGGCCGGCGGCAAAATGGAGGTGCGCGGCAATCCGGCCTACGTGCGGGCCGCCTGCGAGGCCAGCTTGAAGCGGCTCGACGTCGATTGCATTGATCTCTATTACCAGCATAGGATTGACACTAGCCTTCCCATCGAAGTCACG ATGGGAGAACTCAAGAAGTTGGTTGAAGAGGGCAAAATAAAGTATATTGGTCTATCTGAGGCCTCTGCTTCAACAATCAGAAGAGCTCACGCTGTTCATCCAATTACAGCAGTCCAATTAGAATGGTCTTTGTGGACAAGAGATGTGGAGGAAGACATAGTTCCAACTTGCAG AGAGCTTGGCATTGGGATTGTTGCATATAGTCCACTAGGAAGGGGATTCTTTTCTTCAGGTCCCAAGATTGTTGAGAACGTCTCAAATAACGACTCCAGAAAG AGATTCCCAAGATTCCAGGGTGAGAATCTCAAAcacaataacatcatttttGAGCGGATTAAGGACATGGCAGCAAAGAAGGGGTGCACCACTGGGCAGCTAGCGTTGGCTTGGGTTCATCACCAGGGGCGTGATGTGTGTCCTATTCCTGGCACCACCAAGATTGAAAACTTCAATCAAAATATTGGAGCCTTGTCAGTAAAACTAACGCCAGAAGAAATGGCTGAACTGGAATCGATTGCATCTGCTGATGCAGTTAAGGGTGACAGATATGGAAGCATGACCCCTTCTTCTTGGAAGGATTCGGAGACTCCACCCTTGTCCTCATGGAAAACTGAATAA
- the LOC127811451 gene encoding IN2-2 protein-like isoform X2: protein MYSFIHAARESRGRDKERGQRGEDQQKQKEMAGMGRIKLGSQGFEVSAQGLGCMGMSAFYGPPKPEEEMIKLIHHAVNSGVTFLDTSDVYGPHTNEILLGKALKGGVREKVELATKFGIIMAGGKMEVRGNPAYVRAACEASLKRLDVDCIDLYYQHRIDTSLPIEVTMGELKKLVEEGKIKYIGLSEASASTIRRAHAVHPITAVQLEWSLWTRDVEEDIVPTCRELGIGIVAYSPLGRGFFSSGPKIVENVSNNDSRKVCVYNT, encoded by the exons atgtattcaTTCATCCACGCAGCGAGAGAGAGCAGAGGCAGAGACAAAGAGAGAGGGCAGAGAGGAGAAGATCAACAAAAGCAGAAAGAAATGGCCGGGATGGGAAGAATTAAGCTGGGTTCCCAAGGTTTCGAGGTCTCGGCGCAGGGTCTCGGCTGCATGGGCATGTCCGCCTTCTATGGCCCTCCAAAGCCCGAAGAAGAGATGATCAAGCTCATCCACCACGCCGTCAACTCCGGCGTCACCTTCCTGGACACTTCCGACGTCTACGGCCCCCACACCAACGAAATCCTTCTCGGCAAG GCGCTGAAGGGTGGGGTAAGGGAGAAAGTGGAACTGGCTACCAAATTTGGGATCATAATGGCCGGCGGCAAAATGGAGGTGCGCGGCAATCCGGCCTACGTGCGGGCCGCCTGCGAGGCCAGCTTGAAGCGGCTCGACGTCGATTGCATTGATCTCTATTACCAGCATAGGATTGACACTAGCCTTCCCATCGAAGTCACG ATGGGAGAACTCAAGAAGTTGGTTGAAGAGGGCAAAATAAAGTATATTGGTCTATCTGAGGCCTCTGCTTCAACAATCAGAAGAGCTCACGCTGTTCATCCAATTACAGCAGTCCAATTAGAATGGTCTTTGTGGACAAGAGATGTGGAGGAAGACATAGTTCCAACTTGCAG AGAGCTTGGCATTGGGATTGTTGCATATAGTCCACTAGGAAGGGGATTCTTTTCTTCAGGTCCCAAGATTGTTGAGAACGTCTCAAATAACGACTCCAGAAAGGTTTGTGTGTACAACAC ataa
- the LOC127811179 gene encoding uncharacterized protein LOC127811179 has protein sequence MATRRQPSRAVGSNPVPEPSQQNPPRSPPGRARSPEGPPPPPDRIALLEGQVQRLTELLMGFLDGQHQQAQHSRAEERREPPREEESYRRDENPQRPGPDDGEAAESLDLSFVQQRQERRLRQLEEEMAALKPRTGEAQGPRINQPLGPEIMAAIPPERLRIPAIKPYAGTTDPMDHLDLFTSHMMVQDASDAMWCRVFLATLEGHARAWYSNLAHHSIISFAQLRSSFLAHFAPLRRHRRSTMALVSMKQNQGEPLKDFVSRFNMEALSIENFDHNVAMVAFQNALRPGPFAQSLAKTPPSAFTDILGRATKRSDDRREKHRPRWDSAGFTPLNAPRAEILATIEGKDYLKKPRPMKAPSDKRNRSKYCRFHRDHGHDTEECHQLKEEIQELINRGFLRSYVAKTGDSQGRKDRRSRSRSPPKRDRAEDRNRAQRERSHRREDDHPQPPIFHTLAAGEVPVMKDEKSSTTRLKRSRNVDPISFSDSDLPGYPTQNDPLVITAELGKWELRRILVDPGSSSEILYRQAFLGMGYEMTQLRAARVPLVGFDGEAVYSEGIIQLPMTVGRGSRTSRVMLDILVADVPSAYNMILGRSGLNALRAIPSTYHMMMKFPTDRGTGEVRGDLRLARECYMASIGMAKSKEAGLQKDADPPKEVSFLLEGPEDPKTAEPVDELEEVPLEENCPSRCVRVSMELKDPLRSQIISLLRQYADIFAWTARDMPGVNPEVMTHRLGVRSGFQPVRQKKRSFAPDRARAIEEEIAKLAAARHIREVDYPDWLANVVLVPKGQSKWRLCIDFTDLNKACPKDSYPLPRIDALIDGTAGCSLMSFLDAFQGYHQIPLHPEDQEKTAFITNKATYCYTVMPFGLKNAGATYQRLVNKLFHQQLGRNMEAYVDDMLVKSMVAECHPEDLEECFKTLRKFHMKLNPVKCAFGVSAGKFLGYIVHHRGIEVNPAKVKAIMDMPAPRNVREVQSLTGRMTALGRFLSRLAEKGLPFYKVLSKANNFEWNSECQRAFEKLKEHLATPPVLTKPKPGEPLYIYLAVANEAVSSVLIREENRIQRPVYYASKRLSGAEVRYLPMEKLAFALITSARKLRPYFQAHTIIVLTNQPLKQVLSKPELSGRMLKWAVELTAFDIEYRPRPAIKAQSLADFIAEGIGAPEGPEESQKPWSVAVDGSSTSGGGGAGLMIKSPEGQIWPYALHFEFRASNNEAEYEALLAGLRLAEQLGAQNVEVSSDSNLVVQQVNGEYEARESHMAQYLTLAKELMARFQHVKVEYVPRAMNTEADLLSRIASSSFPTSSREIRIESLPQKSIEEAADQFCIDDEPSWMDPMLSYLREEKLPEDDSEAREVKRKARNFVLVGGELYRRSFSQPLLKCIRPREADYILREIHEGICGNHIGARALSQKALRQGYYWPTMVRDSEQLVRTCDRCQKTSNLVHVPAVALTHLATPCPFAQWGIDILGPFPPAAGQVKYIMAAIDYFTKWVEAEAVASITSRRVKQFLWKHVVCRFGVPRVLISDNGTQFSDRSVREWCQELGIKQQFTSVAHPQANGQIELANRTMLRGLKTRVDKAKGSWVEELSSILWSYRTTAKDSTGETPFSLCYGSEALIPVEIGVPTLRVELFDPESNEQSLRDNLDFLDEFRDQAKIRQAAYNQRIERYYNRRVRARNFLPGDLVLRRADVQGARETDKLTPNWEGPYKVTEVLSPGAYKLQTLEGAPVKNAWNVQNLRKFYQ, from the exons ATGGCGACCAGAAGACAGCCGTCTAGGGCCGTGGGGAGCAACCCCGTTCCGGAACCGAGTCAGCAGAACCCTCCCCGAAGCCCGCCGGGGAGGGCTCGGAGTCCGGAGGGCCCTCCGCCTCCTCCTGATCGGATAGCACTTCTGGAGGGTCAAGTGCAACGATTGACGGAGTTACTCATGGGTTTTCTAGATGGCCAGCATCAGCAAGCCCAGCACTCTCGGGCGGAGGAAAGGCGCGAGCCCCCAAGAGAAGAGGAATCTTATCGACGGGACGAGAATCCGCAGAGGCCAGGGCCAGATGACGGCGAGGCGGCCGAGTCTCTTGACTTGTCGTTTGTGCAGCAGCGGCAGGAAAGAAGACTGCGGCagttggaggaggagatggccgcCCTAAAGCCAAGGACCGGAGAGGCTCAGGGTCCAAGGATAAATCAGCCCCTTGGCCCAGAAATCATGGCGGCCATACCACCAGAGCGTCTCCGTATCCCGGCCATTAAGCCCTACGCAGGGACCACCGACCCGATGGATCACCTGGATCTCTTTACCTCGCATATGATGGTACAGGACGCctcagacgcgatgtggtgtagaGTTTTCTTGGCCACTCTGGAGGGGCACGCACGGGCGTGGTACTCAAACCTGGCTCATCATTCCATCATAAGTTTTGCGCAACTCCGGAGCAGCTTCCTGGCGCACTTTGCACCTCTCCGAAGACACCGAAGGTCCACCATGGCCTTGGTGAGTATGAAGCAGAACCAAGGAGAGCCCTTGAAGGATTTCGTTTCACGATTTAATATGGAAGCCCTGAGCATCGAGAACTTTGACCACAATGTTGCTATGGTAGCATTCCAGAACGCCCTGAGGCCCGGCCCTTTCGCCCAATCATTAGCCAAGACGCCTCCCAGCGCGTTCACGGACATATTGGGCCGGGCcacgaa GAGGAGTGACGACCGAAGAGAAAAGCATCGCCCTCGGTGGGATTCGGCGGGTTTCACTCCTCTGAACGCCCCGAGGGCAGAAATCCTCGCTACTATTGAGGGAAAAGATTACTTGAAAAAGCCTCGACCGATGAAGGCACCATCTGACAAAAGGAACAGAAGTAAATATTGCCGATTCCACCGAGATCATGGTCATGACACGGAAGAGTGTCAccaattaaaggaggagattcAGGAACTTATCAATCGGGGTTTTCTGAGGAGCTACGTGGCAAAAACAGGTGATTCTCAGGGGAGAAAAGATCGACGGTCGCGATCAAGAAGCCCCCCCAAGAGAGACCGCGCGGAGGATCGAAATCGGGCCCAGCGGGAGAGATCACATCGAAGAGAAGAtgatcatcctcagcctccGATATTCCACACACTCGCGGCGGGGGAGGTCCCAGTCATGAAGGACGAAAAAAGTAGTACGACCCGGCTGAAAAGATCGAGGAACgtggatccaatctctttttcagatagcGACCTCCCGGGGTACCCGACTCAAAATGACCCACTGGTAATAACAGCTGAACTCGGGAAGTGGGAACTTCGGCGGATCCTTGTGGATCCCGGAAGCTCTTCAGAAATCTTGTATCGgcaagccttcttaggcatggggtaTGAAATGACACAGCTAAGGGCAGCGAGGGtccctttggtgggatttgatggtgaaGCCGTATATTCAGAAGGGATTATTCAACTCCCGATGACGGTAGGGAGAGGTTCCCGAACTTCTCGTGTTATGCTAGATATCCTGGTAGCAGACGTGCCTTCGGCTTACAACATGATTCTGGGAAGATCGGGTCTCAATGCCCTTCGAGCCATCCCAAGCACGTaccatatgatgatgaagtttcccacggatagggggacgggcgaagtgcggggagatttgcgcttagcccgtgaatgttacatggcctctATAGGCATGGCGAAGAGTAAAGAAGCAGGGTTGCAGAAGGATGCTGACCCCCCGAAGGAGGTCAGTTTTCTACTAGAAGGACCTGAAGATCCCAAAACAGCGGAGCCGGTggatgaattggaagaagtacCTCTGGAAGAAAATTGCCCAAGTCGATGTGTAAGGGTAAGTATGGAGTTAAAAGATCCGCTAAGGAGTCAAATAATATCACTCCTTAGACAATATGCAGATATCTTCGCGTGGACAGCCCGGGATATGCCAGGAGTAAATCCAGAGGTAATGACACACAGGCTGGGGGTCCGATCAGGCTTTCAGCCTGTCAGACAGAAAAAACGAAGCTTCGCTCCTGATAGGGCAAGGGCGATCGAGGAGGAGATCGCAAAGTTAGCAGCTGCGCGCCACATTCGGGAGGTGGATTATCCAGATTGGCTAGCGAATGTTGTGCTGGTTCCCAAAGGGCAGAGCAAGTGGAGACTTTGCATCGATTTCACCGATCTTAACAAAGCCTGCCCAAAAGATAGCTACCCACTCCCGAGGATTGACGCCCTAATTGATGGAACTGCTGGATGTTCGCTcatgagtttcctagatgcttttcagggatatcaccagattccaTTGCACCCGGAGGACCAGGAGAAAACAGCATTCATCACCAACAAGGCAACCTACTGCTACACCGTAATGCCTTTCGGATTAAAGAACGCAGGAGCCACTTACCAGCGCCtggtaaataagctttttcaccaacaactcgggagaaatatggaggcttacgtcgacgacatgctggtaaaaagtATGGTAGCCGAATGTCATCCGGAAGACCTGGAAgaatgcttcaaaacccttcgtaagttccatatgaaacttaatcctgtcaaatgtgctttcggcgtttctgcaggaaagttcCTAGGCTACATAGTACACCACCGAGGGATCGAGGTAAACCCTGCGAAGGTCAAAGCTATCATGGATATGCCGGCCCCGAGGAATGTGAGAGAGGTACAGAGCCTTACGGGTAGGATGACAGCCTTGGGCAGATTCCTTTCTCGTTTGGCAGAAAAaggccttcctttctacaagGTCTTATCGAAAGCAAACAACTTCGAATGGAATTCTGAATGCCAGCGAGCTTTCGAAAAGCTTAAGGAGCACCTAGCCACGCCTCCGGTTCTTACCAAACCGAAGCCCGGAGAaccattatacatatatctggCGGTGGCCAATGAGGCTGTAAGTTCGGTATTGATTCGAGAAGAAAACAGGATCCAGAGGCCCGTTTATTATGCGAGTAAACGATTATCGGGAGCCGAGGTTCGGTATCTTCCTATGGAAAAACTGGCGTTCGCCTTAATAACATCGGCGAGGAAACTCCGACCctactttcaagctcatacgattatAGTGCTTACTAACCAACCCTTGAAGCAGGTTCTTAGCAAGCCGGAGCTTTCAGGCCGGATGTTGAAGTGGGCAGTAGAGCTCACCGCCTTCGACATTGAGTATAGGCCGCGACCGGCCATTAAGGCGCAGTCGCTAGCAGACTTCATCGCCGAAGGGATAGGAGCTCCCGAAGGTCCCGAGGAAAGCCAGAAACCATGGTCAGTGGCGGTAGACGGAAGCTCGACCTCGGGCGGGGGTGGAGCAGGATTAATGATAAAGAGTCCCGAAGGGCAAATATGGccttatgcattgcattttgaattccgagcatctaacaacgaagcagaatatgaggccttaTTAGCTGGGCTGAGGTTGGCTGAACAATTGGGAGCTCAAAACGTTGAggtgagttcagattctaacttagtggtgcagcaggtgaatggagaatatgaagcccGAGAAAGTCACATGGCGCAATACTTGACCCTAGCCAAAGAGCTGATGGCGCGTTTCCAACACGTAAAGGTGGAATACGTCCCTCGAGCCATGAATACAGAGGCGGACTTACTGTCCCGAATCgcctcttcctctttccctacAAGCTCTCGGGAAATTCGGATCGAATCTCTTccgcaaaagagtatcgaagaagCCGCAGACCAATTTTGTATCGATGACGAGCCCAGCTGGATGGACCCCATGTTGTCATATTTAAGAGAGGAAAAGCTCCCCGAAGACGACTCGGAGGCACGGGAGGTCAAACGAAAAGCCCGAAATTTCGTGTTAGTCGGGGGGGAATTATACAGAAGGTCTTTCTCACAACCGCTGCTCAAGTGTATCCGACCTCGCGAAGCAGACTACATCCTACGGGAGATTCATGAAGGAATATGTGGAAACCACATCGGGGCTCGGGCGCTTAGTCAAAAGGCCCTGCGAcaggggtattattggccaacgatgGTGCGAGATTCCGAGCAGCTAGTTAGAACTTGCGACCGGTGCCAGAAAACGTCTAACTTGGTCCATGTGCCGGCAGTCGCGCTAACTCATCTCGCCACACCATGCCCCTTTGCCCAATGGGGTATAGACATCCTGGGACCTTTTCCCCCAGCAGCTGGACAGGTCAAGTATATCATGGCTGCTATCGAttacttcacaaagtgggttgAAGCTGAAGCAGTGGCCTCTATTACTTCTCGGCGGGTGAAACAATTCCTATGGAAGCACGTAGTCTGTCGCTTCGGAGTTCCTCGGGTGCTGATCTCAGACAACGGCACTCAATTTTCTGACCGGTCCGTTCGggaatggtgccaggagttgGGAATCAAGCAACAATTCACCTCGGTAGCTCACCCCCAAGCTAATGGCCAAATCGAACTCGCTAACAGAACTATGTTGCGGGGTTTAAAAACAAGAGTAGATAAGGCGAAAGGTAGCTGGGTAGAAGAACTGTCGAGCATTCTGTGGTCTTACCGAACTACGGCGAAGGACTCCACGGGAGAGACTCCTTTCAGTCTATGCTATGGCTCGGAAGCATTAATCCCAGTTGAAATTGGAGTACCTACGCTACGAGTGGAGCTATTCGACCCTGAATCCAATGAGCAGAGTTTGAGGGACAACCTAGAtttccttgatgaatttcgtGACCAGGCGAAGATTCGACAAGCTGCTTATAATCAGCGCATAgagagatactacaatcgacgagtaagAGCACGAAACTTTCTGCCAGGAGATTTGGTACTAAGGCGAGCAGACGTTCAGGGAGCCCGAGAAACAGATaagttaacaccaaattgggaaggtccttacAAAGTAACAGAAGTCCTCAGCCCGGGGGCATACAAACTACAGACCCTCGAAGGGGCACCGGTGAAAAACGCATGGAACGTGCAGAACTTGAGGAAGTTCTATCAGTGA
- the LOC127811453 gene encoding probable aldo-keto reductase 4, which yields MAGVGRIKLGCQGFEVSAQGLGCMGMSAAYGPPKPEEEMIKLIHHAVNSGVTFLDTSDVYGPHTNEILLGKALKGGVREKVELATKFGIIMAGGKMEVRGNPAYVRAACEASLKRLDVNCIDLYYQHRIDTSLPIEVTMGELKKLVEEGKIKYIGLSEASASTIRRAHAVHPITAVQLEWSLWTRDVEEDIVPTCRELGIGIVAYSPLGRGFFSSGPKIVENISNNDFRKTVPRFQGENLKHNNIIFERVKGMATKKGCTTGQLALAWVHHQGRDVCPIPGTTKIENFNQNIGALSVKLTPEEMDELESIASADAVKGDRHGGVVPSWKESETPPVSSWGTE from the exons ATGGCCGGGGTGGGAAGAATTAAGCTGGGTTGCCAAGGTTTCGAGGTCTCAGCGCAGGGTCTCGGCTGCATGGGCATGTCCGCCGCCTATGGCCCTCCAAAGCCCGAAGAAGAGATGATCAAGCTCATCCACCACGCCGTCAACTCCGGCGTCACCTTCCTGGACACTTCCGACGTCTACGGCCCCCACACCAACGAAATCCTTCTCGGCAAG GCGCTGAAGGGTGGGGTAAGGGAGAAAGTGGAACTGGCTACCAAATTTGGGATCATAATGGCCGGCGGCAAAATGGAGGTGCGCGGCAATCCGGCCTACGTGCGGGCCGCCTGCGAGGCCAGCTTGAAGCGGCTCGACGTCAATTGCATTGATCTCTATTACCAGCACAGGATTGACACTAGCCTTCCCATCGAAGTCACG ATGGGGGAACTCAAGAAGCTGGTTGAAGAGGGCAAAATAAAGTATATTGGTCTATCTGAGGCCTCTGCTTCAACAATCAGAAGAGCTCACGCTGTTCATCCAATTACAGCAGTCCAATTAGAATGGTCTTTGTGGACAAGAGATGTGGAGGAAGACATAGTTCCAACTTGCAG AGAGCTTGGCATTGGGATTGTTGCATATAGTCCATTAGGAAGAGGATTCTTTTCTTCAGGTCCCAAGATTGTTGAGAACATCTCGAATAACGACTTCAGAAAG ACAGTCCCAAGATTCCAGGGTGAGAATCTCAAACACAATAACATCATATTCGAGCGGGTTAAGGGCATGGCAACAAAGAAGGGGTGCACCACTGGGCAGCTAGCGTTGGCTTGGGTTCATCACCAGGGGCGAGATGTGTGTCCTATTCCTGGCACCACCAAGATTGAAAACTTCAATCAAAATATTGGAGCCTTGTCAGTAAAACTAACGCCAGAAGAAATGGATGAACTGGAATCGATTGCATCTGCTGATGCAGTTAAGGGTGACAGACACGGGGGCGTGGTCCCTTCTTGGAAGGAATCGGAGACTCCACCCGTGTCCTCATGGGGAACTGAATAA